One Methanosphaera sp. WGK6 genomic region harbors:
- a CDS encoding transcriptional regulator, with protein MKPPCEIVVWYVIPSIRSKLAKELLNLGMKQKEISELLDITQPAVSQYISDKRGHELDFNPIVEQYIKDMAKDMKSKELKPIDLIPRFCHICKTIKTQEVLCQLHKEKVNIPDHCNVCMGSLSETVNELRE; from the coding sequence ATGAAACCACCATGTGAAATAGTTGTATGGTATGTTATACCTTCAATACGATCAAAATTAGCAAAAGAATTATTAAATCTAGGTATGAAACAGAAAGAGATTTCAGAACTACTAGATATAACACAACCAGCAGTATCTCAATATATTAGTGATAAAAGAGGACATGAATTAGATTTTAATCCTATTGTTGAACAATATATTAAAGACATGGCAAAAGATATGAAATCTAAAGAATTAAAACCTATTGATTTAATTCCAAGATTCTGCCATATATGTAAAACAATAAAAACACAAGAAGTTTTATGTCAATTACATAAAGAAAAAGTAAATATTCCCGACCACTGTAATGTATGTATGGGAAGTTTATCTGAAACTGTAAATGAATTAAGAGAATAA
- the pheT gene encoding phenylalanine--tRNA ligase subunit beta, whose product MPVINFTYDELFEQLGKELPKDELINILPMISSDVESYDDTEVKAEFFPNRPDYYSVEGIVRSLKGYLDLEKGIPEYTIKETDNTITVDKELEEIRPYVASCIIRNVKINDQQLRNIMEFQEHLHWVIGRDRKKVAIGIHDLDKVEGPFYYKAGNPDEDKFIPLETTEELTLNEILEQHDKGEKYAKLIKDFDKYPLIVDNNNNIMSMPPIINSDLTRLTTKTTNLFLDVTGTDINAVTNSLNIIASNLAENGATIETLEVNYPYRENIIYPQFEPKIINVHKDKAEEYIGIDLTADKIVETLEKTRFNAEKIDENTVKVEVPRYRIDILHEVDIIENIALGYGFNELPAELPNFSTIANPDPKREFDKIIEQVMIGLSFIEVKSLMLTSENQHYTKLRKEIEEDRVTVAQPITQDRTMIRKSLINSLLEFLEDNKHEELPQKIFEIGDVAYIDTTKETQMKTVKKLAAAQISSVANFTTIKSIVESFVANMGFTMELKDSKNPSFIQGRCAEFTTKALNDNTPFTFKGYFGEIHPEVLTNFELEYPVIAFEVEFDQKE is encoded by the coding sequence ATGCCTGTAATAAACTTTACATATGATGAATTATTTGAACAATTAGGAAAAGAATTACCAAAAGATGAACTAATAAATATACTTCCAATGATTTCAAGTGATGTAGAATCCTACGATGATACAGAAGTAAAAGCAGAATTCTTCCCTAATAGACCGGACTACTATAGTGTAGAAGGAATAGTACGATCACTAAAAGGATATCTTGATTTAGAAAAAGGAATTCCTGAATACACAATAAAAGAAACAGACAATACAATCACAGTAGATAAAGAACTTGAAGAAATAAGACCATATGTAGCATCATGCATAATAAGAAATGTGAAAATTAATGACCAACAATTACGAAATATAATGGAATTCCAAGAACATTTACACTGGGTAATAGGAAGAGACAGAAAAAAAGTAGCAATAGGAATACATGACCTTGATAAAGTAGAAGGACCATTTTATTACAAAGCAGGAAATCCTGATGAGGATAAATTCATACCACTAGAAACAACAGAAGAACTAACCCTAAATGAAATTCTAGAACAACATGATAAAGGAGAAAAATATGCAAAACTCATAAAAGACTTTGATAAATACCCATTAATAGTAGATAACAATAATAATATAATGTCTATGCCACCAATAATCAACAGTGACTTAACAAGATTAACAACAAAAACAACAAACTTATTCCTTGATGTTACAGGAACAGATATCAATGCAGTAACAAACTCTTTGAATATAATAGCATCTAATCTAGCAGAAAATGGGGCAACAATTGAAACACTTGAAGTAAACTATCCTTACAGGGAAAATATAATCTATCCTCAATTTGAACCAAAAATAATTAATGTACATAAAGATAAAGCAGAAGAATACATAGGTATTGATTTAACAGCAGATAAAATAGTAGAAACACTAGAAAAAACAAGATTCAATGCAGAAAAAATAGATGAAAACACAGTAAAAGTAGAAGTACCACGATACAGAATAGATATACTTCATGAAGTAGACATCATAGAAAATATAGCACTAGGATATGGATTCAATGAATTACCAGCAGAACTACCAAACTTCTCAACAATAGCAAACCCTGATCCAAAAAGAGAATTTGATAAAATAATAGAACAAGTAATGATAGGATTATCATTCATAGAAGTAAAAAGTTTAATGTTAACAAGTGAAAACCAACACTACACAAAACTAAGAAAAGAAATAGAAGAAGACAGAGTAACCGTAGCACAACCAATCACACAAGATAGGACAATGATACGAAAATCACTAATTAATAGTTTACTAGAATTCTTAGAAGATAATAAACACGAAGAATTACCACAAAAAATCTTTGAAATAGGTGATGTAGCATACATTGATACAACAAAAGAAACTCAAATGAAAACAGTTAAAAAATTAGCAGCAGCACAAATATCTTCAGTAGCAAACTTCACAACAATAAAATCCATAGTAGAATCATTTGTAGCTAATATGGGATTTACAATGGAATTAAAAGACTCTAAAAATCCATCTTTTATCCAGGGTAGATGTGCAGAATTCACAACAAAAGCATTAAATGACAATACACCATTCACATTTAAAGGATACTTTGGAGAAATTCATCCAGAAGTACTAACTAATTTTGAACTAGAATATCCAGTAATAGCTTTTGAAGTAGAATTTGACCAAAAAGAATAA
- a CDS encoding aldo/keto reductase, whose product MLGKTGISASILGFGAMRLPLLDENPEHVDIKQTEAMIEYAVNNGINMFDTAWVYHTTDRSKPGVSETILGDILSSGFHDKIHISTKMPSWEIKSWEYFDSTLDKQLERLKTDQIDLFFIHSIKDSFYADIKEKGLYEFVDKALSDGRIKHICFSTHGSYELLNQILDDYDKWECVLTQLNYLDEMDNPGLNGLKKLNKLGLGTMIMEPLRGGKLAQNQPVQVQKIFENSTKKYKPIEWAFNYLWDKSEVNCVLSGMNNLEQVKENIALVENANIGMLDDEDKQVLYDVKKEYDNLINIPCTECNYCMPCPFGVNIPKCFREYNMDVIGDQSLNSVQYKFHMHEDRQAHNCVNCKKCIESCPQNIDIPKQLEIVKKHFGA is encoded by the coding sequence ATGCTTGGAAAAACAGGTATATCTGCTTCAATTCTAGGTTTTGGAGCAATGAGATTACCTCTTCTTGATGAAAACCCAGAACATGTAGATATTAAACAAACAGAAGCAATGATTGAATATGCAGTAAACAATGGAATTAATATGTTTGATACAGCATGGGTTTATCATACAACAGATAGAAGTAAACCTGGAGTAAGTGAAACTATTCTAGGAGATATATTAAGTAGTGGATTTCATGATAAAATACATATATCCACAAAAATGCCTTCATGGGAAATTAAATCATGGGAGTATTTTGATTCAACATTAGATAAACAATTAGAACGATTAAAAACAGATCAAATAGACTTATTTTTCATACATTCAATAAAAGATTCATTTTATGCAGATATTAAAGAAAAAGGGTTGTATGAATTTGTAGACAAAGCATTGTCTGATGGACGAATTAAACATATTTGTTTTTCAACACATGGTTCCTATGAATTATTAAATCAAATACTTGATGATTATGATAAATGGGAGTGTGTATTAACACAATTAAATTATCTTGATGAAATGGATAATCCTGGATTAAATGGACTTAAAAAACTAAATAAGCTAGGGTTAGGAACAATGATTATGGAACCATTACGTGGTGGAAAATTAGCACAAAATCAACCAGTACAAGTACAAAAAATATTTGAAAATTCAACTAAAAAATATAAACCAATAGAATGGGCATTTAATTATTTATGGGATAAATCGGAGGTAAACTGTGTGCTTAGTGGGATGAATAATTTAGAACAAGTAAAAGAAAACATAGCCTTAGTTGAAAATGCAAATATTGGTATGTTAGATGATGAAGATAAACAAGTTCTATATGATGTTAAAAAAGAATATGATAATCTAATTAATATTCCATGTACTGAATGTAATTATTGTATGCCTTGTCCATTTGGTGTTAATATACCTAAATGTTTCAGAGAATATAATATGGATGTTATTGGTGATCAATCACTTAATTCTGTTCAATACAAGTTTCACATGCATGAAGATCGCCAAGCACATAATTGTGTTAATTGTAAAAAATGTATAGAATCCTGTCCTCAAAACATAGATATTCCAAAGCAACTTGAAATTGTAAAAAAACATTTTGGTGCATGA
- a CDS encoding secondary thiamine-phosphate synthase enzyme YjbQ: protein MLIKHDEIHINSHENIEIINITNKILKIIQKQGLEEGLINISTKHTTSSIMINEDEDGLKKDYINFLEKIVPNDNYYHDKIDDNAKSHLKSMLTTPTQTLPVINRKISLGTWQSIFFVEFDGPRRNRTIHITLIGD from the coding sequence ATGCTAATAAAACATGATGAAATACATATCAATTCACATGAAAATATTGAAATAATTAATATTACAAACAAAATATTAAAAATTATACAAAAACAGGGACTAGAAGAAGGATTAATTAATATATCCACTAAACACACCACATCCAGCATAATGATAAATGAAGATGAAGATGGCTTAAAAAAAGATTATATTAATTTTCTAGAAAAAATAGTTCCAAATGACAATTATTATCATGATAAAATAGATGATAATGCAAAAAGTCATTTAAAATCTATGCTAACAACACCTACACAAACATTACCTGTGATAAATAGAAAAATTAGTTTAGGTACTTGGCAAAGTATATTTTTTGTAGAATTTGATGGACCACGAAGAAATAGAACTATACATATCACACTAATAGGTGATTAA
- the pyrI gene encoding aspartate carbamoyltransferase regulatory subunit, whose product MVKAELKVKRIKNGTVIDHIKANRAMNILSMLNLPDDETAIMVAINVTSSDMGKKDIIKIEGRELSQEEVDKLVLLAPQATLNIIRDYENIKKSHLELNDEITDVVKCSNPNCITHSNEPIEDRFYVQSKEPVVLRCYYCERTMDYDDIDSQF is encoded by the coding sequence ATGGTTAAAGCTGAATTAAAAGTAAAACGTATAAAAAATGGTACTGTTATTGATCATATAAAAGCAAATCGTGCAATGAATATTCTTAGTATGTTAAATTTACCTGATGATGAAACTGCAATCATGGTTGCAATTAATGTAACATCATCAGATATGGGTAAAAAAGATATTATAAAAATAGAAGGTCGAGAATTATCACAAGAAGAAGTAGATAAATTAGTTCTTCTAGCACCACAAGCAACACTTAATATTATACGAGATTATGAAAATATTAAAAAATCACATCTTGAGCTTAATGATGAAATTACTGATGTTGTTAAATGTAGTAATCCTAATTGTATAACTCATTCTAATGAGCCAATAGAAGATAGATTCTATGTGCAAAGTAAAGAACCTGTTGTTTTAAGATGCTACTATTGTGAAAGAACTATGGATTATGATGACATTGACTCACAATTCTAA
- a CDS encoding glycosyltransferase family 2 protein — translation MSLLDKFRTKKQIKVSVIIPIYNTEQYLEQCLKSIEQQTLTDIEIICIDDCSTDSSLNILKNHAQKDKRIIILQNKENDGAGYSRNIGLDNAKGKYIMFVDSDDYLDLETLEYCFNKSEEQNLDLLMFKARRYDIEKKEYVEDNGLSLKVLDDYNHIIFNHEDIDSDILFKISVTPHTKLFKKSFLNFRFQEGIIFEDNPFFIKTFLTAKRVSVINKYFYHRMIRSGSVMKQQDLSILNIIDSLEETLTYLKNNPKFYDKFHKSFYEYMIHTLRNKTQVIKSEYLNEFFNYIKSFILKCIVEYDLYYDIQESLSKPFLYFYNLIILSMNSDIEKIQQIQRDLTLDIPLSIIIFCEDKTLTQINNIVYTFICQSMGFSYMKLIFITDTSISNKTSQLIHEYEKTFYNINVVKLDCIDKLNSYNSIMNYITSQYVLFYDENINYDDAFIKNIFRKSRIAQANIEQYMEYEQEHDINQLTIGSKLFKRKFLSNADNLFIEQSNPIINPYMFYKGNKPHYTKIIEILSEFVEKKGCIQKYNNTLMDTLRVSFYDTEARIKNEYFRQIKKFIHQKIIEQDLDAVFRENMSKTNKMFYDLIILSITIDDEKTRKLQENINRDNPISIICYCKDNSKLELDRTINSIVQQNIGFIILDVILVDDNSSNNETRNTIEEYTSTYTNIRSIYLDSNYGEIKSYFEGLNIADTRYVMFLNNNYSYLQGSIKNIFKAVRLVNFPAASGKVDKLLNEENNFVWTKIFQKQSLLDLNIEFREENECIIIDLDKYPQLKTTFEDIYIIKKI, via the coding sequence ATGTCATTGTTAGATAAATTTAGAACCAAAAAACAAATAAAAGTATCCGTAATCATACCTATTTATAATACAGAACAATACTTAGAACAGTGCTTAAAATCAATTGAACAACAAACATTAACAGATATTGAAATTATATGTATTGATGATTGTTCAACTGATTCATCACTAAATATACTTAAAAATCATGCCCAAAAAGATAAACGTATAATTATACTACAAAATAAAGAAAATGATGGTGCTGGTTACTCACGTAATATAGGACTTGATAATGCAAAAGGAAAATATATTATGTTTGTAGATTCTGATGATTATTTAGACCTTGAAACATTAGAATATTGTTTTAATAAATCTGAAGAACAAAATTTAGATTTACTCATGTTTAAAGCTAGACGCTATGATATTGAAAAGAAAGAATATGTTGAAGATAATGGATTATCTCTAAAAGTATTAGATGATTATAATCATATAATCTTTAATCATGAAGATATTGATAGTGATATTTTATTTAAAATATCAGTTACTCCCCATACTAAATTATTCAAAAAATCATTCTTGAATTTCAGATTCCAAGAAGGTATTATTTTTGAAGACAATCCATTTTTTATTAAAACTTTTCTAACAGCAAAACGTGTTTCTGTAATTAATAAATACTTCTATCATAGAATGATACGATCGGGTTCCGTTATGAAACAACAAGATTTATCCATTCTTAATATCATAGATTCATTAGAAGAGACTTTAACATATTTAAAAAATAATCCTAAATTTTATGATAAATTTCACAAATCATTTTATGAGTATATGATACATACTCTTAGAAATAAAACACAAGTTATAAAATCCGAATATTTAAATGAGTTTTTTAATTATATTAAATCTTTTATTTTGAAATGTATTGTTGAATATGATCTGTATTATGATATTCAAGAAAGTCTAAGTAAACCTTTTTTATATTTTTATAACTTGATAATTTTATCTATGAATTCAGATATTGAAAAAATACAGCAAATCCAACGAGATTTAACATTAGATATACCATTATCTATTATAATATTCTGTGAGGACAAAACACTTACTCAGATAAATAATATTGTCTATACATTTATTTGTCAGAGTATGGGATTTTCCTACATGAAATTAATATTCATAACAGATACATCTATTTCTAATAAAACAAGTCAATTAATCCATGAATATGAAAAAACATTTTATAATATTAATGTAGTTAAGTTAGATTGTATTGATAAACTTAATAGTTATAATTCAATTATGAATTATATAACCAGCCAGTATGTTCTATTTTATGATGAAAATATAAATTATGATGATGCATTTATTAAAAATATTTTCAGAAAATCACGTATAGCTCAAGCAAATATAGAACAATATATGGAATATGAACAAGAACATGATATTAATCAATTGACAATTGGATCTAAGTTATTTAAAAGAAAATTTTTATCAAATGCAGATAATTTGTTTATAGAACAAAGTAATCCTATAATTAATCCATATATGTTTTATAAAGGAAATAAACCACATTACACCAAAATAATTGAAATACTAAGTGAATTTGTTGAAAAAAAAGGATGTATTCAAAAATATAATAATACTCTAATGGATACACTTAGAGTTAGTTTTTATGATACTGAAGCCCGTATTAAAAATGAATATTTTAGACAAATAAAAAAATTTATTCATCAAAAGATTATAGAACAGGATTTAGACGCAGTATTTAGAGAAAATATGAGTAAAACAAATAAAATGTTTTATGATTTAATTATTTTATCTATCACTATTGATGATGAAAAAACAAGAAAACTTCAGGAAAATATCAATAGAGACAATCCTATTTCAATTATATGTTATTGTAAAGATAATTCTAAACTTGAATTAGACAGAACTATAAATAGTATTGTCCAACAAAATATTGGATTTATAATATTAGATGTGATTTTAGTTGATGATAATTCATCTAATAATGAAACTAGAAATACAATAGAAGAATATACTTCAACCTACACAAATATAAGAAGTATTTACTTAGATAGTAATTATGGAGAAATTAAATCATATTTTGAAGGTCTAAATATAGCTGATACTAGATATGTCATGTTTTTGAATAATAATTACAGTTACTTACAGGGTAGTATTAAGAATATATTTAAAGCTGTTAGATTAGTAAATTTCCCTGCAGCTAGTGGTAAAGTTGATAAATTACTAAATGAAGAAAATAATTTTGTTTGGACAAAGATATTTCAAAAACAAAGTCTACTTGATTTAAATATTGAATTTAGAGAAGAAAATGAATGTATTATAATTGATTTAGATAAATATCCTCAATTAAAAACTACCTTTGAAGATATTTATATAATAAAAAAAATATGA